From the genome of Staphylococcus haemolyticus, one region includes:
- a CDS encoding DUF2750 domain-containing protein: MSYKNEAYFKDVLINEVFYVANKNKKLVRLNSNNQDYVGVWTQEGQAEDYLKHASIDYDRVLKIDIDTFVTYELDDLFDEDDQVIINQTSQETGQIVKVVKMTDELMSELDKIRIKEFVKDVAKEDQVFGLSKHDENHFILISDDSEEKPQIMPVWSLKNRALKVRDEDFEECELIEIEGSVFSEWLDKLRDNDQVVAIDLKPGVVGTVISAQKLSNELTF; the protein is encoded by the coding sequence TTGTCTTATAAGAATGAGGCGTACTTTAAAGATGTACTGATTAATGAAGTGTTTTATGTTGCTAACAAAAATAAAAAGCTAGTCAGACTAAATAGTAATAACCAAGATTATGTTGGCGTTTGGACTCAAGAAGGACAAGCGGAAGACTATTTAAAACATGCGTCAATCGATTATGACCGTGTGCTAAAAATTGATATTGATACATTCGTTACATATGAATTGGATGACTTATTTGATGAGGATGATCAAGTTATCATTAATCAAACATCACAAGAAACTGGTCAAATTGTAAAAGTCGTAAAAATGACTGATGAATTAATGTCAGAGTTGGATAAAATTCGTATTAAAGAGTTTGTAAAAGATGTTGCCAAAGAAGACCAAGTATTTGGTTTATCAAAACATGATGAAAATCATTTTATATTGATTAGTGATGATAGTGAAGAAAAACCTCAAATCATGCCGGTTTGGAGCTTGAAAAATAGAGCACTCAAAGTTCGTGATGAAGATTTTGAGGAATGTGAATTAATTGAAATTGAAGGTAGTGTATTTAGCGAATGGTTAGATAAGTTACGTGATAATGACCAAGTTGTCGCAATTGATTTGAAACCTGGTGTGGTAGGAACAGTCATTTCTGCACAAAAATTATCAAATGAATTAACTTTTTAA
- a CDS encoding GNAT family N-acetyltransferase, whose amino-acid sequence MTIKKQFENITIQEFEEKYRQDVVNFELSERQQIYSSLPKSVLDDALTDENRVANIAINEYGDVVGFFVLHQYYQHEGYDTPENVVYVRSLSINEKFQGNGYGTTMMMYLPQYVQDLFPDFNHLYLVVDAENKGAWNVYERAGFMHTATKEEGPIGKERLYYLDLDSKHVSSLRLTENEASSISSYSVVDLLKDNQKVGFIALEKTDNRINIVAIEVYKEQRKEGIAESALRQIPTYVRKHFKQAKTIMITLFGENNELKSLCVNSGFVEIDQSDDLIIFEKYVNY is encoded by the coding sequence ATGACTATAAAAAAGCAATTTGAAAATATAACGATTCAAGAATTTGAAGAAAAGTATAGACAGGATGTAGTTAACTTTGAATTAAGTGAGAGACAACAAATATACTCATCCTTGCCGAAATCAGTATTAGACGATGCACTTACAGATGAGAATAGAGTGGCTAACATTGCTATTAATGAGTATGGTGATGTTGTTGGTTTCTTTGTATTACATCAATATTATCAACATGAAGGGTATGATACACCTGAAAATGTCGTATATGTAAGATCATTATCAATAAATGAGAAGTTTCAAGGAAATGGGTATGGAACTACGATGATGATGTATTTACCTCAATATGTACAAGATTTATTCCCTGATTTCAATCACTTGTATCTGGTTGTCGATGCTGAAAATAAAGGTGCTTGGAATGTGTATGAACGTGCTGGTTTTATGCACACTGCTACTAAAGAAGAAGGTCCTATTGGTAAAGAACGCTTATATTATTTGGACTTAGATTCAAAACATGTGTCTTCACTACGATTAACGGAAAATGAAGCATCAAGTATTTCATCTTATAGTGTTGTTGATTTACTTAAAGATAACCAAAAAGTAGGTTTTATAGCACTTGAAAAAACGGATAATCGAATTAATATTGTTGCTATTGAAGTGTATAAAGAACAACGAAAAGAAGGTATCGCTGAAAGTGCATTAAGACAAATTCCTACATATGTACGAAAGCATTTCAAGCAAGCTAAAACGATTATGATTACGTTATTTGGTGAAAACAATGAATTAAAATCATTATGTGTAAATAGTGGTTTTGTAGAAATTGACCAGTCAGATGATTTAATTATTTTCGAGAAATATGTAAATTACTAA
- a CDS encoding CTP synthase encodes MTKFIFVTGGVVSSLGKGITAASLGRLLKDRGLKVTIQKFDPYLNVDPGTMSPYQHGEVFVTDDGAETDLDLGHYERFIDINLNKYSNVTAGKVYSHVLKKERRGDYLGGTVQVIPHITNEIKERLLLAGESTNADVVITEIGGTTGDIESLPFIEAIRQIRSDLGRENVMYVHCTLLPYIKAAGEMKTKPTQHSVKELRGLGIQPDLIVVRTEYEMTQDLKDKIALFCDINKESVIECRDASSLYEIPLQLSAQDMDDIVIKRLDLDAKYETQLDEWQYLLDTVNSLDGTITIGLVGKYVSLQDAYLSVVESLKHAGYPLKKDVVVKWIDSGEVNDNNVEDYLKDVDGILVPGGFGFRASEGKIAAIKYARENNVPYFGICLGMQLATVEFARNVLGLEGAHSAELNPSTPYPIIDLLPEQKDIEDLGGTLRLGLYPCKIKENTLAHQIYDAVNIEERHRHRYEFNNEFREQLEANGMVFSGTSPDGRLVEMVEIPENDFYIACQFHPEFLSRPNRPQPIFKSFVEAAYKHQNK; translated from the coding sequence ATGACAAAATTTATTTTTGTAACGGGCGGAGTAGTATCATCATTAGGAAAAGGTATCACAGCCGCTTCTCTAGGTAGATTGTTAAAAGATAGAGGCTTAAAAGTAACAATTCAAAAATTTGATCCATATTTAAATGTTGACCCAGGAACTATGAGTCCGTATCAACATGGAGAAGTATTTGTTACAGATGATGGTGCTGAAACTGACTTAGATTTAGGACACTATGAGCGTTTTATTGATATTAATTTAAATAAATATTCAAATGTTACAGCTGGGAAAGTTTATTCACATGTACTCAAGAAAGAACGTCGTGGTGATTATTTAGGTGGAACAGTTCAAGTTATTCCACATATTACTAATGAAATTAAAGAACGTTTATTACTTGCTGGTGAGAGTACAAACGCAGATGTAGTTATTACTGAAATCGGTGGTACAACTGGTGACATTGAATCACTTCCATTTATCGAAGCAATTAGACAGATTAGAAGTGATTTAGGTCGTGAAAACGTAATGTATGTACATTGTACATTGCTTCCATACATTAAAGCTGCTGGTGAAATGAAAACAAAACCAACACAACACAGTGTTAAGGAACTACGTGGTTTAGGTATTCAGCCAGATTTAATTGTAGTGCGTACAGAATATGAAATGACACAAGATTTAAAAGATAAAATTGCATTATTCTGTGATATTAATAAAGAGAGCGTTATAGAATGTAGAGACGCATCATCTTTATATGAAATTCCATTACAATTAAGTGCACAGGATATGGATGATATTGTTATCAAGCGATTAGATTTAGATGCTAAATATGAAACTCAATTAGATGAATGGCAATATTTACTAGATACTGTTAATTCACTTGATGGTACAATCACGATTGGATTAGTAGGTAAATATGTTAGCTTACAAGATGCATACTTATCTGTTGTAGAGTCATTGAAACATGCTGGCTACCCATTGAAGAAAGACGTTGTAGTTAAGTGGATTGATTCTGGCGAAGTTAATGATAATAATGTTGAAGACTATTTAAAAGATGTAGATGGCATTCTCGTGCCAGGTGGTTTTGGATTTAGAGCAAGCGAGGGTAAAATTGCTGCAATTAAATACGCTCGTGAAAATAATGTTCCATACTTTGGTATTTGCTTAGGTATGCAATTAGCGACTGTTGAGTTTGCACGCAATGTACTAGGTTTAGAGGGAGCACACTCAGCAGAACTTAATCCTAGCACACCTTATCCAATTATTGATTTATTGCCTGAGCAAAAGGATATTGAAGATTTAGGTGGCACGTTACGTTTAGGATTATATCCATGTAAAATCAAAGAAAACACATTAGCACATCAAATTTATGACGCAGTTAATATTGAGGAAAGACACCGTCATAGATATGAATTTAATAATGAATTTAGAGAACAATTAGAAGCTAATGGTATGGTGTTTTCTGGTACTAGTCCAGATGGACGATTAGTAGAAATGGTAGAAATTCCAGAGAATGACTTCTATATCGCATGTCAGTTCCATCCTGAATTCTTATCAAGACCTAATAGACCTCAGCCTATTTTTAAATCGTTTGTAGAAGCGGCCTATAAACATCAAAATAAATAA
- the coaW gene encoding type II pantothenate kinase encodes MKVGIDAGGTLIKIVQESQQGRSYETKLTTNISEVIAWLNANTFESISLTGGNAGVIAENLNVDATIFVEFDASSKGLGMLLKEQGHHIDEYIFANVGTGTSLHYFDGKQQRRVGGVGTGGGMIQGLGYLLSQITDYEALTNLAQSGDRDTIDLKVKHIYKDTEPPIPGELTAANFGNVLHNLDVDFSPANKLASVVGVVGEVITTMAITVARENKTENVVYIGSSFNNNPLLREVIEDYTVLRGFKPYYIENGAFSGALGAIYLN; translated from the coding sequence ATGAAAGTCGGTATAGATGCCGGTGGTACGCTAATAAAAATCGTCCAAGAATCTCAACAAGGACGTTCGTATGAAACAAAACTTACTACAAACATTTCAGAGGTAATTGCATGGTTAAACGCAAACACTTTTGAATCAATCAGTCTTACTGGCGGAAATGCAGGTGTTATTGCTGAAAATTTAAATGTGGATGCAACTATATTTGTTGAATTCGATGCATCATCTAAAGGTTTGGGTATGCTTCTTAAAGAGCAAGGTCATCATATTGACGAATATATATTCGCTAATGTCGGTACAGGCACTTCGTTACATTATTTCGATGGCAAACAACAACGTCGTGTAGGCGGTGTGGGTACTGGTGGAGGTATGATTCAAGGACTGGGATACTTATTATCACAAATTACAGATTATGAAGCACTTACAAATCTAGCTCAATCTGGAGATAGAGATACGATTGATCTTAAAGTTAAGCATATTTACAAAGATACCGAACCACCTATTCCAGGTGAATTAACAGCTGCTAACTTTGGAAACGTCTTACATAATTTAGACGTAGATTTTTCACCAGCTAATAAATTAGCATCAGTGGTTGGAGTCGTTGGTGAAGTAATAACTACTATGGCCATAACCGTTGCTCGTGAAAATAAAACTGAGAATGTTGTATATATCGGGTCTTCTTTCAACAATAATCCACTTTTACGTGAAGTAATTGAAGATTATACGGTATTACGTGGTTTCAAACCATATTACATTGAGAATGGTGCTTTTTCAGGAGCACTTGGCGCAATTTATTTAAATTAA
- the rpoE gene encoding DNA-directed RNA polymerase subunit delta: protein MKIQDYTKEMVDEKSFIDMAYTLLNDKGATMNLYDIIDEFKDLGGYEFEEIENRVVQFYTDLNTDGRFLNVGENQWGLRDWYSVDDIEEKIAPTIQKFDILDDEDEEDKNLKLLGDDEMDDDDDIPAQTDDQETLDDPEDEQVEDEISESDLVIEDDEDDELDEEDEDEFED, encoded by the coding sequence ATGAAAATCCAAGATTATACTAAAGAAATGGTTGATGAAAAGTCATTTATCGATATGGCTTATACGTTATTAAATGATAAAGGTGCAACGATGAATTTATACGATATCATCGATGAATTCAAAGATTTAGGTGGTTATGAATTTGAAGAGATTGAAAATCGTGTAGTTCAGTTCTATACAGACTTAAATACAGATGGACGTTTTTTAAACGTTGGTGAAAATCAATGGGGATTACGTGATTGGTATTCTGTAGACGATATTGAAGAAAAAATCGCACCTACAATTCAAAAATTCGATATTCTTGATGATGAAGATGAAGAAGATAAAAATCTTAAATTATTGGGTGATGACGAAATGGATGATGACGATGACATTCCAGCCCAAACGGATGATCAAGAAACTTTAGACGACCCTGAAGATGAACAAGTAGAAGACGAGATTAGTGAATCAGATTTAGTAATTGAAGATGACGAAGATGATGAACTCGATGAAGAAGACGAGGACGAATTCGAAGACTAA
- a CDS encoding DUF2529 family protein, producing MSKILQTQLTGIFNRLEDQALDIQMAAQCLIQAIGGEGYVYIKGYGDLKFFEPFVIESEEHLKSSKLLSTLTTFDDIDSTDRVLLFSPYYTEEVAKDVQTLVDNDIDVVLICNRPKDSEIPKHFIHFINLATPRPIVYTEDYDKVVQPHTISFNYIYYEIYTQMIEMTRDLEL from the coding sequence ATGTCTAAAATATTACAAACTCAATTAACGGGTATATTTAATCGGTTAGAAGATCAAGCTTTAGATATTCAAATGGCTGCTCAATGTCTAATACAAGCAATCGGTGGCGAAGGTTATGTATACATTAAAGGCTATGGCGATTTGAAATTTTTCGAGCCTTTTGTTATAGAAAGTGAAGAGCACCTTAAATCTAGTAAATTATTATCCACGCTCACAACATTTGATGATATAGATTCAACAGATCGCGTGTTACTCTTTTCACCATATTACACTGAAGAAGTAGCTAAAGATGTACAAACATTAGTAGATAATGATATTGATGTTGTCTTAATTTGTAATCGACCCAAAGATTCAGAAATACCAAAACACTTTATACATTTCATCAATCTAGCTACCCCTAGACCAATCGTTTACACTGAAGATTATGATAAAGTGGTTCAACCTCATACGATATCTTTTAATTACATATACTATGAAATTTACACTCAAATGATTGAAATGACACGAGATTTAGAGTTGTAA
- a CDS encoding UDP-N-acetylglucosamine 1-carboxyvinyltransferase: MTQEVIKIRGGQTLKGDVTISGAKNSAVAIIPATLLAQGQVKLDGLPQISDVETLVSLLEDLNIKAHLNGKTLEVDTSEIENAPLPNNKVESLRASYYMMGAMLGRFKKCVIGLPGGCPLGPRPIDQHIKGFKALGAEIDESNDTSMKIEAKELHGANIFLDMVSVGATINIMLAAVHATGQTVIENAAKEPEVVDVANFLNSLGADIKGAGTSTLKINGVDSLHGSEYQIIPDRIEAGTYMCIAAAVGEEITINNIVPKHVEALTVKLKELGVDIQVDGDAEKAIIKRKSSYKNVDIKTLVYPGFATDLQQPITPLLFMADGPSFVTETIYPARFRHVDELKNMGANIEADMETGTATIKPSSLNGAEVYASDLRAGACLIIAGLLAEGVTTIYNVRHIYRGYTDIVKHLKELGANIWTEEV, from the coding sequence ATGACTCAAGAGGTAATAAAAATTCGCGGTGGTCAAACACTAAAGGGAGACGTTACGATAAGTGGTGCCAAAAATAGTGCGGTAGCAATTATCCCAGCAACATTATTAGCTCAAGGCCAAGTTAAATTAGATGGCTTACCACAAATTTCCGATGTAGAGACGCTAGTTAGTTTATTGGAAGATTTAAATATTAAAGCCCATTTAAATGGAAAAACTTTAGAAGTAGATACTTCAGAAATTGAAAATGCACCACTGCCTAACAACAAAGTTGAATCTCTTAGAGCATCTTATTACATGATGGGAGCAATGTTAGGGCGTTTTAAAAAATGTGTAATAGGTTTACCTGGTGGTTGTCCATTAGGGCCACGTCCAATTGATCAACATATTAAAGGTTTTAAAGCATTAGGAGCAGAAATAGATGAATCAAATGATACATCTATGAAAATTGAAGCTAAAGAACTACATGGTGCTAATATCTTCTTAGATATGGTTAGTGTAGGCGCAACAATCAACATTATGTTGGCAGCTGTTCATGCAACTGGTCAAACAGTCATTGAAAATGCAGCTAAAGAACCTGAAGTTGTAGATGTTGCTAATTTCTTGAACAGTCTTGGCGCAGATATTAAAGGGGCAGGGACAAGTACGTTAAAAATTAATGGTGTTGATAGCTTACATGGTTCTGAATATCAAATTATCCCTGATCGTATTGAAGCAGGGACATACATGTGTATAGCGGCAGCAGTTGGAGAAGAAATTACTATTAATAATATTGTTCCAAAACATGTTGAAGCACTTACTGTTAAATTAAAAGAACTTGGTGTAGACATTCAAGTAGATGGTGATGCTGAAAAAGCAATCATCAAACGCAAATCATCTTATAAAAATGTAGATATTAAAACATTAGTATACCCTGGGTTTGCAACAGATTTACAACAACCAATCACGCCTTTATTGTTTATGGCAGATGGCCCTTCATTTGTAACAGAAACAATATATCCTGCGCGATTTAGACATGTCGATGAGTTAAAAAATATGGGTGCTAATATTGAAGCCGATATGGAAACTGGAACTGCTACAATTAAACCATCATCACTTAATGGTGCTGAAGTATATGCAAGTGATTTGCGTGCAGGTGCATGTTTAATTATTGCAGGTCTTTTAGCTGAAGGCGTTACTACAATTTATAACGTTAGACATATTTATAGAGGCTATACTGACATTGTTAAGCATTTAAAAGAATTAGGTGCAAATATTTGGACTGAAGAAGTCTAA
- the fdaB gene encoding class IIb fructose-bisphosphate aldolase FdaB → MPLVSMKEMLIDAKENGYAVGQYNLNNLEFTQAILEASQEENAPVILGVSEGAARYMSGFYTVVKMVEGLIHDLNITVPVAIHLDHGSSFEKCKEAIDAGFTSVMIDASHSPFEENIEITSKVVEYAHQHGVSVEAELGTVGGQEDDVVGGIIYADPKECQELVERTGIDTLAPALGSVHGPYKGEPKLGFKEMEEIGASTGLPLVLHGGTGIPTKDIQKAIPYGTAKINVNTENQIASAKAVREVLNNDQDVYDPRKYLGPAREAIKETVKGKIREFGTSNRAK, encoded by the coding sequence ATGCCATTAGTTTCAATGAAAGAAATGTTAATCGATGCGAAAGAAAATGGTTATGCGGTTGGTCAATACAACTTAAATAACTTAGAATTTACTCAAGCTATTTTAGAAGCTTCACAAGAAGAGAACGCGCCAGTTATCTTAGGTGTTTCAGAAGGTGCTGCACGTTATATGAGTGGTTTCTATACAGTAGTTAAAATGGTTGAAGGTTTAATTCATGACTTAAACATTACTGTACCTGTAGCTATTCACTTAGACCATGGTTCAAGCTTTGAAAAATGTAAAGAAGCGATTGATGCTGGATTCACTTCAGTAATGATTGATGCTTCTCATAGTCCTTTTGAAGAAAATATCGAAATCACTTCAAAAGTTGTAGAGTATGCTCATCAACATGGTGTATCAGTAGAAGCTGAATTAGGAACAGTTGGCGGACAAGAAGATGATGTTGTAGGTGGCATTATTTATGCTGACCCTAAAGAATGCCAAGAATTAGTTGAAAGAACTGGCATTGATACTTTAGCTCCAGCATTAGGTTCAGTTCACGGGCCATATAAAGGTGAACCTAAATTAGGATTTAAAGAAATGGAAGAAATTGGTGCATCAACTGGTTTACCATTAGTTTTACATGGTGGTACTGGTATCCCAACTAAAGACATTCAAAAAGCAATCCCTTATGGTACTGCTAAAATTAATGTTAATACTGAAAACCAAATTGCTTCAGCTAAAGCAGTAAGAGAAGTATTAAATAATGATCAAGATGTATATGATCCACGTAAATATTTAGGACCTGCTCGTGAAGCGATTAAAGAAACAGTTAAAGGTAAAATTAGAGAATTTGGTACATCTAATCGTGCTAAATAA